Part of the Kineococcus aurantiacus genome, AGTCGGCGTAGGCGTAGCTGGCGGACAGGTTCGCGCCCTCGACCTCGGCGTAGCGGCGCACCCAGGCCGCGCGCGCCTCACCCACCAGCGGCGGGGAGGTGAGGAACCCGCTGGCGCGGCGGGTGCCGTCCACGACGGCCTCGTCGAGCTCGGTGCACACGACCTCGTCGAACAGCCCCGCCAGCGGCCGGGTGACCTGGCGGACGTCGCCGGTCATGAGGACCGTGCGGTGCCCGGCGTCGCGGTGGGCCTGGATGCGGCGCAGCGCGTCGGAGGAGATCGAGGCCAGGAAGCCCGGGGCGAAGACGTCGTCGACGTACTGCTCCAGCGCGTCGAGGTCGACGCCGGCGTACCCGCGGAACAGCGAGCGCAGGAAGCTGCCGCGGTCGCGGCGCTCGGCGGCGATCCAGCCCGGCAGGTGGCGCATGACCCGGCCGAACTCCGCGATGCGCGCGGGGGCGTCCAGCGAGGACAGTCGCAGCGTGAGGTAGGTGTCGACGACCGTGCCCGGCAGCAGGGTCCCGGCGAGGTCGAAGACCGCCAGGACGGGGGCGTCGCCCGCGGCGACCGGCTGCAGCGCGCGGGGCCCGGAGGCCTCGGCCTGCTTGCGGCGGCGGCGGATCTCCTCGTACTTGCGCATCTGGGCCGTGACGCTGGGGCAGTGCGACTCCAGCCAGTAGTGCCGCCAGTCGACCTGGGAGGTGTCGAAGCCGAACAGCTCCACGTCGGCCGGGTCCAGCGCCCGGTGCAGGGCCAGGGTGTTGTCGTCGACGAACCGCAGCTCGGCCTCGGTGTACGCCTTGTACAGGTCCATGTAGCGGCGGGCGAAGTCGATCTGGCGGCGCGCCCCGTCCAGCTTGCGGGACGCCTCGCGCACCTTGCGCGAGCGCGGGGCGAAGGCCAGCAGCCGGTCGCCCGCACCCGTCAGCAGCTCCCCGGCGCGGATCTTGCGCTCGACGGCGCGGCCCCCGGGGAAGTCCCACGTCGGCATGACCGCGGGGGAGGAGTCGAACGGGTGCGCGGTGAAGTACTCGCGGATGTACTCGTAGATCTCCCGGAACGTCAGCGGGTTCCGGGCCCCGGAGGACACGTGGTAGTACGCCGGCTGCGACAGCGGCGGCGGGGTCGCCGACGCCTTGAGGATGGCGTTGACGACGTGGTCGATCGGCACGACGTCCATCACCGAGTCGGGGGCGGCCGGGAACTCGGTCAGCTCCCCGCGCCCGTAGGCCAGGATGATCGGCTCGGCCATCTTGAAGCCCTCGATCCAGCCGGGGCTGGGGTGCTTCACGGCCGACTCGACGATGCTCGGGCGCAGCACGGTCGTCGGGATCACGGGGGCCGCGATCTCCTCGACCAGCCGCTCGCCCATGGCCTTGGTGAACGTGTAGCAGTCCGTCCAGCCCAGCGTGCGCGCCCGCTCCAGGCCCGCGGCCTTCTGCTGGGCGACGACCCACTTCACGCGGCGCTCCTCGGCGCCGGCGGCCACCGACAGCGGCCCGGCGCGGCCGTGGTCGCGCTCGGCGGCGCGCAGGAACCCCTTCAGGCGCTCCTCCAGGCGGGAGTCCTCCTCGATGCGCGCGGCCAGCCGCAGCCCGGCCTCGGTCTCGCTGCGCCAGTCGACGTCGTGCTCGACGGCCCGCTCGGGGACCGCGCCGCGGCGGCGGCCGCCGACGTAGGCGGTGGACACGTGCACGTAGTGCACGGCCCCGTGGCCGCGCCCGCTGGCCTCCAGGGTGCGCTCGACCAGCGCCCGGGTGCCGACGACGTTGGTGGTGAAGGCGTCCTGGATCAGCGGGTCGAACGACACGTCGCCCGCGCAGTGCACGACGACGTCGATGTCGGAGGGCAGCTCCGGCACGTTCGACAGGTCGCCCTCGAGGGCCTCCACGCGCGTCTTGAGCAGGTCGTCGACCTCGCCGGCGGCGCGGAAGATCGGCTTGCGCAGCAGCGACCGCAGCCGGTCCTCACCGCTCTGGCCGGGCTTGGGCCGCACCAGGGCCACGGCCGTCGTCCCGGGGAGGTCGACCAGCAGACGCTGCAGCAACGCCTCACCGATGAAGCCCGTCACCCCGGTCAGGAGGAAACGCTTGCCGTCGAGCTGCTCAGCCAATCGCACGCGGAGGATCCTGCCACGGATGGGCACCCGCTCCGCGCGCCTCGACCCCTAGGGTCGCCCGCGTGGACATCGCCTGCCTCCAGACCGCCGGGACCACCGGCGACCCCGCGGCCAACCTCGCCGCGCTCGACCGGGCCGCCGCCGAGGCCGTCTCCCGCGGCGCCGGGCTGCTCATCACCCCCGAGATGTTCCTCACCGGCTACGACCTGGGGCCCGACACCCCCGCCCGCGTCCGCGCGCTGGCCCCCGGCCTGCTCGAAGGGGTCGTGGCGATCGCCCGGGAGCGCTCCGTGGCCCTCCTGGTGGGGATGCCGGAGGTCGAGGGGGACGCCTGCTTCAACACGGCCGTCTTCGTCGCCCCCGACGGCGAGGTCCTCGGCCGCCACCGCAAGGTCCACCTGTTCGGCGAGATCGACCGCGCGGCGTTCACCGCTGGTGACCGGCTCGTGACGACCGTCGACTTCGGCGGGCTGCGCATCGCGGTGCTCATCTGCTACGACGTGGAGTTCCCCGAGGCGGTCCGGGCGGCGGCGCTCGCCGGAGCCCACCTCGTGGCCGTCCCGACGGCGCAGATGCACCCCTTCGAGTGGGTCGCCGAGCAGCTGGTCCGGGCCCGGGCGTGGGAGAACCAGGTGCACGTCGCCTACGTCGACCACGACGGCCGGGAGGGGGCGTTCGACTACGTGGGCCGCAGCAGCGTCGTCGGCCCGGACGGGTCGGTCCTGGCCTCGGTCGAGCACGGGGAGGCGCTGCTGGTGGCGCGGGTCGACCCCGGGGCGGTGGAGCGGGCCCAGCGGGAGAACCCGTACCTGGCCGACCGGCGCGCGGAGCTGTACGGGCCCCTCACCGACGGGTAGTCGCGTGGTGACTGTGCGAGTCTGCTCAGCGCACGCGCAGTCGAACCGCGAGGAGGCGGGACGTGGCCCGGTCCGAGTCCGATCAGCTCGAGGTGGCGCCGCGCCGGCGCCCCTCGGTCCGTTCCGTGGTGGTGTGGACGGCCGTGGCCGTCGTGGGCGCCGCCTGCTGGACGGTCCTCGCCCTGGCCCGGGGCGAGGACGTCAACGCGCTGTGGGTCCTCTTCGCGGCCCTGGCGTCGTACGCCATCGCGTACCGCTTCTACTCCCGCTTCATCACCGACCGGGTGCTGCGGGCCGACGACCGCCGCGCGACCCCGGCCGAGCGGTACGAGAACGGCGTCGACTTCGAGGTGACCGACCGGCGGGTGCTCTTCGGGCACCACTTCGCCGCCATCGCCGGTGCCGGACCGCTCGTGGGCCCCGTCCTGGCCGCCCAGATGGGCTACCTGCCCGGGACGATCTGGATCGTCGTCGGCGTGATCTTCGCCGGGGCCGTGCAGGACCTGACCGTCCTGTTCTTCTCCATGCGCCGCGGCGGCAAGAGCCTGGGGCAGATGGTGCGCGAGGAGATCGGCCTCGTCGGCGGCGTCGCCGCGCTGATCGCGGTCTTCGCCATCATGGTCATCATCCTGGCCGTGCTGGCGCTCATCGTCGTCAACGCCCTCGCCGAGTCGCCCTGGGGCGTCTTCTCCATCGCGCTGACCGTGCCCATCGCCCTCTTCATGGGCGTCTACCTGCGGTTCCTGCGGCCCGGTCGCGTGCTGGAGGCGACCGGGATCGGGGTCGTGCTGCTGCTGCTCGCCGTCGTCGGCGGCGGCTACGTCGAGCGCTGGGGGCTGGCGGAGTCGCTGACCCTGTCGCCCGAGACGCTCGTCGTCGCGCTCGTCGTCTACGGGTTCGTGGCCTCGGTCCTGCCCGTGTGGCTGCTGCTGACCCCGCGCGACTACCTCTCGACGTTCATGAAGGTCGGCGTCATCGCCCTGCTGGCCCTCAGCCTCGTCGTGGCCCGCCCCGTCCTGGCCAACGACGCCGTCACGTCCTTCGCCCGCGAGGGGAACGGCCCCGTCTTCGCCGGGTCGCTGTTCCCGTTCGTCTTCATCACCATCGCCTGCGGCGCGCTGTCCGGGTTCCACGCCCTCATCTCCTCCGGCACGACGCCGAAGATGGTCGCCAAGGAGCGGCAGGTCCGGCTCATCGGCTACGGCGGGATGCTCACGGAGAGCTTCGTCGCCATCAGCGCCCTCATCGCCGCCTCCGTCATCGACCAGGGGCTCTACTACGCCGTGAACTCCCCGGCCGGGGCGACGGGCGGGACCGCCGCGTCGGCGGCGGGCTTCGTCTCCGGGCTCGGGTTCACGACGTCCCCCGAGGCCCTGGCCGCCGCGGCGC contains:
- a CDS encoding SDR family oxidoreductase translates to MRLAEQLDGKRFLLTGVTGFIGEALLQRLLVDLPGTTAVALVRPKPGQSGEDRLRSLLRKPIFRAAGEVDDLLKTRVEALEGDLSNVPELPSDIDVVVHCAGDVSFDPLIQDAFTTNVVGTRALVERTLEASGRGHGAVHYVHVSTAYVGGRRRGAVPERAVEHDVDWRSETEAGLRLAARIEEDSRLEERLKGFLRAAERDHGRAGPLSVAAGAEERRVKWVVAQQKAAGLERARTLGWTDCYTFTKAMGERLVEEIAAPVIPTTVLRPSIVESAVKHPSPGWIEGFKMAEPIILAYGRGELTEFPAAPDSVMDVVPIDHVVNAILKASATPPPLSQPAYYHVSSGARNPLTFREIYEYIREYFTAHPFDSSPAVMPTWDFPGGRAVERKIRAGELLTGAGDRLLAFAPRSRKVREASRKLDGARRQIDFARRYMDLYKAYTEAELRFVDDNTLALHRALDPADVELFGFDTSQVDWRHYWLESHCPSVTAQMRKYEEIRRRRKQAEASGPRALQPVAAGDAPVLAVFDLAGTLLPGTVVDTYLTLRLSSLDAPARIAEFGRVMRHLPGWIAAERRDRGSFLRSLFRGYAGVDLDALEQYVDDVFAPGFLASISSDALRRIQAHRDAGHRTVLMTGDVRQVTRPLAGLFDEVVCTELDEAVVDGTRRASGFLTSPPLVGEARAAWVRRYAEVEGANLSASYAYADSHVDLPLLKSVGNPTAVSPDVPLFRVARGSRWPVADWAASSPARRLRVPQQVLAGTD
- a CDS encoding nitrilase-related carbon-nitrogen hydrolase — its product is MDIACLQTAGTTGDPAANLAALDRAAAEAVSRGAGLLITPEMFLTGYDLGPDTPARVRALAPGLLEGVVAIARERSVALLVGMPEVEGDACFNTAVFVAPDGEVLGRHRKVHLFGEIDRAAFTAGDRLVTTVDFGGLRIAVLICYDVEFPEAVRAAALAGAHLVAVPTAQMHPFEWVAEQLVRARAWENQVHVAYVDHDGREGAFDYVGRSSVVGPDGSVLASVEHGEALLVARVDPGAVERAQRENPYLADRRAELYGPLTDG
- a CDS encoding carbon starvation CstA family protein gives rise to the protein MARSESDQLEVAPRRRPSVRSVVVWTAVAVVGAACWTVLALARGEDVNALWVLFAALASYAIAYRFYSRFITDRVLRADDRRATPAERYENGVDFEVTDRRVLFGHHFAAIAGAGPLVGPVLAAQMGYLPGTIWIVVGVIFAGAVQDLTVLFFSMRRGGKSLGQMVREEIGLVGGVAALIAVFAIMVIILAVLALIVVNALAESPWGVFSIALTVPIALFMGVYLRFLRPGRVLEATGIGVVLLLLAVVGGGYVERWGLAESLTLSPETLVVALVVYGFVASVLPVWLLLTPRDYLSTFMKVGVIALLALSLVVARPVLANDAVTSFAREGNGPVFAGSLFPFVFITIACGALSGFHALISSGTTPKMVAKERQVRLIGYGGMLTESFVAISALIAASVIDQGLYYAVNSPAGATGGTAASAAGFVSGLGFTTSPEALAAAARAVGEESVVSRTGGAPALALGISQVFHEAFGGGLQAFWYHFAIMFEALFILTAVDAGTRVGRFMLQDTLGNVWKRFGDLSWRPGNVLASAVVVGAWGYFLYTGVTDPLGGVNQLFPLFGIANQLLAAIALTLVTTLLVKHGRVRYAWVTAVPLGWDLVTTMTAGYQKVFSDNPAIGYFAQRARYADALAAGDVLAPAKDAAQMQQVVTNSTVNGVLQALFALLVLVVAVNAAVVVVRALRAGGLPTTEEPAVESRLAEPAGIVVLPAERRALERSRGRS